From one Luteolibacter sp. SL250 genomic stretch:
- a CDS encoding oligopeptide/dipeptide ABC transporter ATP-binding protein, translating to MSENPILSVNDLRVHFPVRGGVLYRQKGSVKAVDGVSLAIRPGETLGLVGESGCGKSTLGKAFVRLLKPTAGTIQFEGREISHLRQGRVRPLRRDFQMIFQDPVESLDPRMSVRALLTEPYQVHGLGNRAERKKWVDELLERVGLPAASAERYPFEFSGGQRQRIGIARALALKPKLIICDEPVSALDVSVQSQILNLLVELQKDFGLSYLFIAHNLSVVKHISDRVAVMYLGKIVELATAEVIYRDPRHAYTKALLSAIPSPDPTAQRKKILLEGDVPSPIDPPAGSAFGHRIKHPRYEETIGMDLSLKEIAPGHLVANDPCCLTDADWKALQGLK from the coding sequence GTGAGTGAGAATCCCATACTTTCCGTCAACGATCTGCGGGTCCACTTTCCGGTCCGCGGAGGGGTGCTGTACCGGCAGAAGGGATCGGTGAAGGCGGTGGATGGCGTTTCGCTGGCCATCAGGCCGGGTGAGACTCTGGGCCTGGTGGGGGAGTCCGGTTGCGGAAAGTCCACGCTCGGCAAAGCGTTCGTGCGCCTGCTGAAACCGACGGCGGGGACCATCCAGTTCGAGGGGCGCGAGATTTCCCACCTGCGGCAGGGACGGGTGCGTCCGCTGCGGCGGGATTTCCAAATGATCTTCCAGGATCCGGTGGAATCGCTGGACCCGCGCATGAGCGTGCGCGCGTTGCTGACGGAGCCGTATCAAGTCCATGGCCTGGGCAACCGCGCGGAGCGGAAGAAGTGGGTGGACGAGCTGCTGGAGCGGGTGGGCCTGCCGGCGGCATCCGCGGAGCGTTACCCGTTCGAGTTTTCCGGCGGACAGCGGCAGCGCATCGGCATCGCGCGGGCGCTCGCGCTGAAGCCGAAGCTGATCATCTGCGACGAGCCGGTGTCCGCGCTGGATGTCTCCGTGCAGTCGCAGATCCTCAACCTGCTGGTGGAGCTGCAGAAGGACTTCGGACTTTCCTACCTTTTCATCGCCCACAACCTCTCCGTGGTGAAGCACATCAGCGACCGTGTGGCGGTGATGTATCTGGGCAAGATCGTGGAACTCGCGACCGCGGAGGTGATCTACCGTGATCCGCGCCACGCCTACACCAAGGCACTGCTCTCCGCGATCCCATCACCGGACCCTACCGCGCAGCGGAAGAAGATCCTGCTGGAAGGGGATGTGCCGTCGCCGATCGACCCGCCCGCGGGCAGTGCCTTCGGCCACCGGATCAAGCATCCCCGCTATGAGGAAACCATCGGGATGGATCTTTCGCTGAAGGAGATCGCGCCGGGCCATCTGGTGGCGAATGACCCTTGCTGCCTGACGGACGCGGACTGGAAGGCGTTGCAGGGCTTGAAATAG
- a CDS encoding ABC transporter ATP-binding protein has protein sequence MSEPSDNILEVDKLIVSFETERGLLRAVDQVSFTVPRGKTVGIVGESGCGKSVTAMSIVGLLPQPAGKILGGDIHFNGHDLTHASEREMRRVRGGEIGVIFQEPMTALNPVHRIGRQVSEVLRLHTKMSKREAWEASIEMLDHVRIPAPERRMMDYPHQLSGGMRQRVMIAMALACKPSLLIADEPTTALDVTVQAQILDLLDRLQKESGMSTILITHDLGVIAETCDEVVVMYAGRVCEKAPAKELFERPLHAYTKGLLASIPTLETPPKSVLATIPGMVAGLGDHAHGCRFCQRMGRTDRGTRERPRFEEVSPGHWVETCPFCYEP, from the coding sequence ATGAGCGAACCGAGCGACAACATCCTGGAAGTGGACAAGCTCATCGTTTCCTTTGAAACGGAGCGGGGTCTGCTGCGTGCGGTGGACCAGGTGTCCTTCACCGTGCCGAGGGGCAAGACGGTGGGTATTGTCGGGGAGTCTGGCTGTGGCAAGAGCGTGACCGCCATGTCCATCGTCGGCCTGCTGCCGCAACCTGCCGGGAAGATCCTTGGCGGTGACATCCACTTCAACGGCCATGACCTGACCCACGCCTCCGAGCGCGAGATGCGGAGGGTGCGGGGAGGGGAGATCGGCGTGATCTTCCAGGAGCCGATGACGGCGCTCAACCCGGTGCACCGGATCGGCCGGCAGGTGAGCGAGGTGCTCCGACTGCATACGAAGATGTCGAAGCGCGAGGCGTGGGAGGCCTCCATCGAGATGCTGGACCACGTGCGCATCCCCGCACCGGAAAGGCGGATGATGGACTACCCGCACCAGCTTTCCGGAGGCATGCGCCAGCGCGTGATGATCGCGATGGCGCTGGCCTGCAAGCCGTCGCTGCTGATCGCGGATGAGCCGACGACCGCCCTGGATGTCACCGTGCAGGCACAGATCCTCGACTTGCTCGACCGGCTCCAGAAGGAAAGCGGCATGTCCACCATCCTGATCACCCACGATCTGGGCGTCATCGCGGAGACGTGCGACGAGGTGGTGGTGATGTATGCCGGGCGGGTGTGTGAGAAGGCCCCGGCGAAGGAACTTTTCGAGCGGCCGCTGCACGCCTACACCAAGGGCTTGCTGGCCTCCATCCCGACGCTGGAGACACCGCCGAAGTCGGTGCTGGCCACCATCCCCGGCATGGTGGCGGGCTTGGGTGACCACGCCCACGGCTGCCGCTTCTGCCAGCGCATGGGCCGCACCGACCGCGGGACGCGCGAGCGCCCGAGATTCGAGGAAGTATCGCCCGGCCACTGGGTGGAAACCTGTCCCTTCTGCTACGAACCGTGA
- a CDS encoding NAD(P)/FAD-dependent oxidoreductase, which translates to MSGNDNRETEWDVIIIGGGPAGSTAATTLAQAGRRVLVLEKSKFPRFHIGESLLPYNRRIFNELGVWGKIESAGFTTKRAAQFILGDDTRGNRLDFSKGSFTEYPQAVQVERSKFDKILLDHSREAGADVAEECMVTDYRIEKDRVVLKYRSLDLADHEVTARYLIDASGLNNFTANKEKLRRYYPTHRKLAIFGHFSNVYMPKGEHEGDILIIRRERSWVWMIPLEENKTSVGLVIDAADFKALGKKPPEVFADAMADTPAVAKRFANAQSLDQFHVINDFSYKNDILASPRLLRVGDASGFIDPMFSSGVMLAMTSGQQGAQAIDAALKKDDPLSAEMKFYEKDNRRRIAIYWEFIENFYRLHFAQIFFQPYNRWGMVCSINAVLAGRTSLSWAVRWRLRAFFLLAWLNKYIPIAKRIDVR; encoded by the coding sequence ATGTCTGGAAACGACAACAGGGAAACGGAATGGGATGTCATCATCATCGGTGGCGGCCCCGCGGGATCGACGGCAGCCACCACGCTCGCGCAGGCGGGACGGCGGGTGCTGGTGCTGGAAAAGTCGAAGTTCCCCCGCTTCCACATCGGTGAGTCGCTCCTTCCGTATAACCGACGCATTTTCAACGAGCTGGGCGTTTGGGGCAAGATCGAGTCCGCGGGCTTCACCACCAAGCGGGCGGCCCAGTTCATCCTCGGCGACGACACCCGCGGCAACCGCCTGGATTTCTCCAAAGGTTCCTTCACCGAATATCCGCAGGCGGTGCAGGTGGAGCGGTCGAAGTTCGACAAGATCCTCCTGGACCACTCCCGGGAAGCCGGGGCGGACGTGGCGGAGGAGTGCATGGTCACCGACTACCGCATCGAAAAAGACCGCGTCGTCCTCAAGTACCGCTCGCTCGACCTGGCCGACCATGAGGTCACCGCGCGCTACCTCATCGACGCCAGCGGTTTGAACAATTTCACCGCAAACAAGGAGAAGCTCCGCCGCTACTACCCCACCCACAGGAAGCTGGCGATCTTCGGCCACTTTTCCAACGTGTACATGCCCAAGGGGGAACACGAGGGGGACATCCTCATCATCCGCCGTGAGCGTTCCTGGGTGTGGATGATCCCGCTGGAGGAGAACAAGACCAGCGTCGGCCTGGTCATCGACGCGGCGGACTTCAAAGCACTCGGAAAGAAGCCGCCGGAAGTCTTCGCCGATGCCATGGCGGACACCCCCGCCGTCGCCAAGCGCTTCGCGAACGCGCAGTCGCTGGACCAGTTCCACGTCATCAATGATTTCTCCTACAAGAACGACATCCTCGCCTCGCCCCGCCTGCTGCGCGTGGGGGATGCCTCCGGCTTCATCGACCCCATGTTCTCCAGCGGCGTGATGCTGGCGATGACCTCCGGCCAGCAGGGCGCGCAGGCCATCGACGCCGCGCTGAAGAAGGACGACCCGCTGTCCGCGGAGATGAAGTTCTACGAAAAGGACAACCGCCGCCGCATCGCCATCTACTGGGAGTTCATCGAGAACTTCTACCGTCTGCACTTCGCGCAGATCTTCTTCCAGCCCTACAACCGCTGGGGCATGGTCTGCTCCATCAACGCGGTGCTGGCCGGGCGCACCAGCCTGTCCTGGGCGGTCCGGTGGCGCCTCCGGGCGTTCTTCCTCCTCGCTTGGCTCAACAAATACATCCCCATCGCGAAGCGCATCGACGTCCGGTGA
- a CDS encoding FAD-dependent oxidoreductase: MKPVIPLFLLSSLVASAQPTTPNPGLKYYYPVPAANPAQVIEADVCVYGGTPGGVSAAVQAARMGKKAVLVVFRRHVGGMTSGGLTATDIGNRKAIGGFANEIYAHIGRTSGFRPSLAEAAFLHFLKEAGVTVYYEHRLKDVAKEGNRITSVSFENGNSVKAKMFVDATYEGDLFAKAGVSFHVGRESNATYGETINGVQFRKSHNFNVKVDPYVKPGDPSSGLLPTISAEDPGKTGEGDKKMQAYNFRFNLSNSPERIPFPKPEGYDRGRYALYERYVKVSPKPPVPFQLHNGDCNNTGGFSTDHIGANYGWPEGGYEEREKMFQDHVNYQQGLAWFSANDAEVPQEIRAKVSAFGLLKGEFPETGGWPHELYVREGRRMVSEYVMTEHECTSRKIPEDSVGLAAYTMDSHNCQRVVIDGAVRNEGDVQVRTPRPYSISYRSIVPKESECANLLVSVCLSSSHMAYGSIRMEPVFMILGQSAGTAASMAIDSGSAVQKVDYAKLKERLLADKQILVWDAPPLTEEEKAMAPAGIEVDDEAASKTGEWTEAVAGGYLHDNNDGKGTKSITYTPDLPKDGNYDVYLTWRKNGNRATNVPVEITGADGKKSVKVDQRNKGGWVKIHSGSFKAGKSSSLTISNKDTNGHVIADAVRWAPAAK, translated from the coding sequence ATGAAACCCGTCATTCCGCTTTTTCTCCTGTCGTCGCTGGTCGCTTCCGCCCAGCCCACCACGCCGAACCCCGGCCTGAAATACTACTACCCGGTGCCGGCGGCGAACCCCGCGCAGGTCATCGAGGCGGACGTCTGTGTCTATGGCGGCACGCCCGGCGGCGTCTCCGCGGCGGTGCAGGCCGCCCGCATGGGCAAAAAGGCAGTGCTCGTCGTCTTCCGCCGCCATGTCGGGGGGATGACCTCCGGCGGTCTGACGGCGACGGACATCGGCAACCGCAAGGCCATCGGTGGCTTCGCGAATGAGATCTACGCGCACATCGGCAGGACGTCCGGTTTCAGACCATCGCTGGCGGAGGCTGCTTTCCTGCATTTCCTCAAGGAAGCGGGAGTCACCGTCTATTACGAACACCGCCTGAAGGACGTGGCGAAGGAAGGCAACCGCATCACCTCCGTTTCCTTCGAGAACGGGAACAGCGTGAAGGCGAAGATGTTCGTGGACGCGACCTATGAGGGCGACCTCTTCGCGAAGGCCGGAGTTTCGTTCCATGTCGGCCGGGAGAGCAACGCCACCTACGGCGAGACCATCAATGGCGTCCAGTTCCGCAAGTCGCACAACTTCAACGTGAAGGTGGATCCGTATGTGAAGCCGGGGGACCCGTCCAGCGGCCTGCTGCCCACCATTTCCGCCGAAGACCCCGGGAAGACGGGCGAAGGGGACAAGAAGATGCAGGCCTACAATTTCCGCTTCAACCTTTCCAACTCCCCCGAGCGCATCCCGTTCCCAAAGCCGGAAGGATACGACCGCGGGCGCTATGCCCTGTATGAGCGCTATGTGAAGGTCTCACCGAAGCCCCCCGTCCCCTTCCAGCTCCACAACGGGGACTGCAACAACACCGGCGGCTTCTCCACCGACCACATCGGCGCGAACTATGGCTGGCCGGAAGGTGGCTATGAAGAGCGGGAGAAGATGTTCCAGGACCATGTGAACTACCAGCAGGGCCTGGCCTGGTTCTCCGCCAATGATGCGGAGGTGCCTCAGGAGATCCGGGCGAAAGTCTCGGCCTTCGGCCTTCTCAAGGGTGAATTTCCGGAAACCGGCGGATGGCCCCACGAGCTCTACGTGCGCGAGGGACGCCGGATGGTGTCCGAGTATGTGATGACCGAGCATGAGTGCACCTCGCGGAAGATTCCGGAGGACTCCGTCGGCCTGGCCGCCTATACCATGGACTCCCACAACTGCCAGCGCGTGGTCATCGACGGTGCGGTGCGCAACGAGGGCGACGTGCAGGTGCGCACTCCGCGTCCGTATTCCATCAGCTACCGCAGCATCGTGCCGAAGGAGAGCGAGTGCGCGAACCTGCTGGTCAGCGTGTGTCTTTCCTCCTCCCACATGGCCTACGGTTCCATCCGCATGGAGCCGGTGTTCATGATCCTCGGCCAGTCGGCGGGAACCGCGGCCTCGATGGCCATCGACTCCGGCAGCGCCGTGCAGAAGGTGGACTATGCGAAGCTGAAGGAGCGCTTGCTCGCGGACAAGCAGATCCTCGTCTGGGACGCCCCTCCCCTCACGGAGGAGGAAAAGGCGATGGCCCCGGCGGGCATCGAGGTCGATGACGAGGCCGCGTCCAAGACCGGCGAATGGACGGAAGCGGTCGCGGGCGGCTACCTCCACGACAACAACGATGGCAAGGGCACCAAGAGCATCACCTATACCCCGGACCTGCCGAAGGACGGCAACTACGACGTCTATCTGACCTGGAGGAAGAACGGCAACCGCGCCACCAACGTGCCGGTGGAGATCACCGGAGCGGATGGCAAGAAGTCCGTCAAGGTGGACCAGCGCAACAAAGGCGGCTGGGTGAAGATCCACTCCGGCAGCTTCAAGGCGGGCAAGTCCTCATCGCTCACCATCTCGAACAAGGACACGAACGGCCACGTCATCGCGGATGCGGTGCGCTGGGCGCCCGCGGCGAAGTAA
- a CDS encoding ABC transporter permease subunit, translating into MRAIGFFFTLLGALAIAGEVKGIAFPTARWFFTVSREVPWLHAESVPWFGWAASALLVLVGVVMVSRSFTGGPGDPVIRRRMKRFREIKRGYYSLIILVFLAVLALLDQSLVGKRALAVKYEGRWIFPAFVAKEFKNKDFGMDGESAEAPANYRDLKRHFAATGKGKVILPPVPYDPTGDTLAPRSRPLELRDGIYYEGRGDKPYFGLAARYYDIEDSKIHLRYTMRNGKFNGPVDGWDKEGAQLYSGEFQDGAPVSDKFNGEGGKEEFLAVESSEPRAVKYHPAPPTPDTGNFLGTTSQGYDMVAYLYGGLQVNFKAALLFLPAIYLVGITLGMLMGYFGGWVDIIIHRIIEVFENMPFLFIIIIFSSVVPQDLKGLGMILFILVIFSWMGIATLLRTTIYRERERDYISAARVIGAGTSRILFRHLLPNTISIIVTLVPFTFSGLISALTALDYLGFGLPPEYASWGKLLNDGLANLSAPWLVSATFVALVSMLVLITFVGEAVREAFDPKKYTYYR; encoded by the coding sequence ATGCGCGCGATCGGTTTCTTCTTCACCCTCCTCGGAGCGCTCGCCATCGCCGGTGAAGTGAAGGGGATCGCCTTTCCGACGGCGCGCTGGTTTTTCACGGTCAGCCGTGAGGTGCCGTGGCTGCATGCGGAGTCGGTGCCATGGTTCGGCTGGGCGGCATCGGCGCTGCTGGTGCTGGTGGGCGTGGTGATGGTCAGCCGCTCCTTCACCGGCGGTCCGGGGGATCCGGTCATCCGGCGGCGGATGAAGCGTTTCCGTGAAATCAAGCGTGGCTACTACTCCCTCATCATTCTGGTTTTCCTCGCGGTCCTCGCCCTGCTGGACCAGTCGCTGGTCGGAAAGAGGGCGCTGGCGGTGAAGTATGAGGGCCGCTGGATTTTCCCTGCCTTTGTCGCGAAGGAGTTCAAGAACAAGGACTTCGGGATGGATGGCGAAAGCGCGGAGGCCCCGGCGAACTACCGGGACCTGAAGCGGCATTTCGCGGCCACGGGCAAGGGGAAGGTGATCCTGCCGCCGGTCCCGTATGATCCCACCGGGGACACGCTCGCCCCACGCTCGCGCCCGCTGGAGCTGCGGGACGGCATCTACTATGAAGGTCGTGGCGACAAGCCGTACTTCGGACTGGCGGCCCGCTACTACGACATCGAGGACTCGAAGATCCACCTCCGCTACACGATGCGGAACGGCAAGTTCAACGGTCCGGTGGATGGCTGGGACAAGGAGGGGGCGCAGTTGTACAGCGGGGAGTTCCAGGACGGAGCGCCGGTCTCTGATAAGTTCAACGGAGAGGGAGGAAAGGAAGAGTTCCTGGCCGTGGAAAGCAGCGAGCCGCGGGCGGTGAAGTATCATCCCGCCCCGCCCACCCCGGACACCGGGAATTTCCTCGGCACCACGTCCCAAGGCTATGACATGGTGGCCTACCTCTACGGCGGGCTCCAGGTGAACTTCAAGGCCGCCCTGCTGTTCCTGCCGGCGATTTACCTGGTCGGCATCACCCTGGGCATGCTCATGGGATACTTCGGCGGCTGGGTGGACATCATCATCCACCGCATCATCGAGGTGTTCGAGAACATGCCGTTCCTGTTCATCATCATCATCTTTTCCAGCGTGGTGCCCCAGGACCTGAAAGGGCTGGGCATGATCCTCTTCATCCTCGTGATTTTCAGTTGGATGGGCATCGCGACGTTGTTGCGCACGACCATCTACCGCGAGCGGGAGCGCGACTACATTTCCGCCGCGCGGGTGATTGGTGCTGGCACGTCCCGGATCCTGTTCCGCCACCTCCTGCCGAACACCATCTCGATCATCGTCACGCTCGTCCCGTTCACGTTCTCGGGATTGATCTCCGCGCTCACCGCGCTCGACTATCTCGGCTTCGGCCTGCCTCCGGAGTATGCCTCGTGGGGCAAACTGCTCAACGACGGCCTGGCGAACCTTTCCGCACCCTGGCTGGTGAGCGCGACCTTCGTGGCGCTGGTCTCCATGCTGGTCCTCATCACCTTCGTGGGGGAGGCGGTCCGTGAGGCGTTCGATCCCAAGAAATACACCTACTACCGTTGA
- a CDS encoding ABC transporter permease subunit, with protein sequence MIGITLLVFTITRFVPGGPMDRMLQQAQAAAEKGGGKTTGSNAQSGLSDEQLEELEEQFGLDKPTLAAYGQWLGIVPREIRISKKEFGGATDEMIGGQPDAETVAQVVLSGDGRVVNVKRDGDKVVSATFAETGKPLSSENWQVRLETEQDRKDRYLRRNTKAKETPGYAPRAVVYQSRVSGLLQGDLGRSLIYQDRVVDMMFARMPVALYFGLLSSVIIYVVCIPLGILKALKHRTFIDSASSVLIFIGYSIPGFALGAILLVHLGARANLFPLFGLTSADFGEMNRWDQVKDIAHHTVLPLICYLVSGFAMLTMLTKNTLMDNLAADYVRTAVAKGAGFRRAVFKHAFRNSMIPIATSLGGLTSIFVGGSMLIERVFDIQGFGLLQYQSIIERDMPVIMGTLTVSAFLLLLGNIISDFLVAMVDPRIKFD encoded by the coding sequence ATGATCGGGATCACGCTGCTGGTTTTCACGATCACGCGGTTCGTGCCCGGCGGGCCGATGGACCGCATGCTGCAGCAGGCGCAGGCGGCGGCGGAGAAGGGCGGGGGAAAGACGACGGGCAGCAACGCGCAGAGCGGGCTGAGCGACGAGCAGCTCGAGGAGCTGGAGGAGCAGTTCGGCCTGGATAAGCCGACTCTGGCCGCCTACGGCCAGTGGCTGGGGATCGTCCCGAGGGAGATCCGGATTTCAAAGAAGGAGTTTGGCGGCGCGACGGACGAGATGATCGGCGGGCAGCCGGATGCTGAGACGGTGGCCCAGGTGGTCCTGAGCGGCGACGGCCGGGTGGTGAACGTGAAGCGGGATGGGGACAAGGTTGTCTCCGCGACCTTCGCGGAAACGGGCAAGCCGCTTTCCTCCGAGAACTGGCAGGTGCGGCTGGAGACGGAGCAGGACCGGAAGGACCGCTACCTCCGGCGGAACACCAAGGCGAAGGAGACGCCGGGATATGCGCCGCGCGCCGTTGTCTATCAGTCGAGGGTTTCCGGACTGCTCCAGGGGGACCTGGGGCGTTCGCTGATCTATCAGGACCGGGTGGTGGACATGATGTTCGCGCGGATGCCGGTGGCCCTCTACTTCGGCCTGCTTTCCTCGGTCATCATCTACGTCGTCTGCATCCCGCTCGGGATCCTGAAGGCGCTGAAGCACCGGACCTTTATTGATTCCGCCTCCTCCGTGCTGATCTTCATCGGCTATTCCATCCCGGGCTTCGCGCTGGGGGCCATTCTGTTGGTTCACCTGGGCGCGCGGGCGAACCTGTTCCCGCTGTTCGGCCTGACGAGCGCGGACTTCGGTGAAATGAACCGTTGGGACCAGGTGAAGGACATCGCCCACCACACGGTGCTGCCGTTGATCTGTTACCTGGTGTCCGGCTTTGCCATGCTGACCATGCTGACGAAGAACACGCTGATGGACAACCTGGCCGCGGACTACGTGCGGACTGCGGTGGCGAAGGGGGCCGGGTTCCGCCGCGCGGTGTTCAAGCACGCGTTCCGCAACTCGATGATCCCCATCGCGACCAGCCTCGGCGGGCTGACCTCCATCTTCGTCGGCGGCTCCATGCTGATCGAGCGCGTGTTCGACATCCAGGGCTTCGGGTTGCTCCAGTACCAATCCATCATCGAGCGGGACATGCCCGTGATCATGGGCACGCTGACGGTGTCCGCCTTCCTGCTGCTGCTGGGCAACATCATCTCCGACTTCCTCGTCGCGATGGTAGATCCCCGGATCAAGTTCGACTAA
- a CDS encoding ABC transporter substrate-binding protein — protein sequence MKSLPLILALAAAAVAPLTLTGCRQETAEVERTLGFDAWVPVYNKHIAGWLEKKKADAQVELDKTIAALASAPEDKKPSLEAQLEAARRDMAKLEFRQSLGDFFQFRTPADVPADLVWEKGLDEPEIGDPRAKKGGVIRRHFLDLSFPPTLRPFGPNSNHSFRGDLYDNIDLPLVTLHPTTTKVIPGVACEWATSTDGRTVYFRIDPEATYSDGEKVYAKDVLLDIYTRASDNVVNPYTKEFYRENYAQVITYGDDVLSVTLSEAKLYAAALAGTISPASPKFYREYGPDYADRYQWRFPPTTGAYEVRPEDIVKGASITQTRVKNWWAKDRKYYKYRFNPDKMVTTLVREDSKAFELFRAGELDTYLLTQPQFWYEKSEMPPVYDGYIERATVFNRYPRIPRGFYMNVTKAPLDNRDVRIGIHHAMNWQKVIEVVFRGDYSRLQSFNQGFGKFSDPSIRARPYSVQQAREAFRAAGYTEEGPDGILKKPGGEKLSVSITYPTIPLYDRILAILKEDAKACGFDLRLDGLESTVVYRKVMQKQHEMNFSGWNTTPPTPTYFQFLHSTFAFDDKGNPKPNTNNLFVWSRPDTDALSLTVRDALTEKELAEASKKLQHIIHDEAIFLPSFTTEFQRVGSWRWVRWPDSAETHYAPALSYEPHEGYCYWIDEDVQKETQEARRSGKTFPEVNRVVHPPETDQP from the coding sequence ATGAAGTCCCTCCCGCTCATACTCGCGCTGGCAGCCGCGGCGGTCGCTCCGCTGACGCTCACCGGGTGCCGTCAGGAGACGGCGGAGGTGGAGCGCACGCTGGGCTTCGACGCATGGGTGCCGGTCTACAACAAGCACATCGCGGGATGGCTGGAGAAGAAGAAGGCGGACGCCCAGGTGGAGCTGGACAAAACCATCGCCGCGCTGGCGTCCGCGCCGGAAGACAAGAAGCCGTCGCTGGAGGCGCAGCTCGAAGCCGCCCGGCGGGACATGGCGAAGCTGGAGTTCCGGCAGTCGTTGGGGGACTTCTTCCAGTTCCGCACTCCGGCGGACGTGCCGGCGGATCTGGTCTGGGAGAAGGGCCTGGACGAGCCTGAGATCGGTGACCCGCGGGCGAAGAAAGGCGGGGTGATCCGGCGGCATTTCCTGGACCTGTCCTTCCCTCCGACGCTGCGTCCCTTCGGGCCGAACTCCAACCACTCCTTCCGCGGCGACCTTTACGACAACATCGACCTGCCGCTGGTCACGCTGCACCCCACCACGACGAAGGTGATCCCCGGTGTGGCGTGTGAATGGGCGACGTCCACTGACGGCCGCACGGTCTATTTCAGGATCGATCCGGAAGCCACCTACTCCGACGGGGAGAAGGTGTATGCGAAGGACGTCCTGCTGGACATCTATACCCGCGCCTCCGACAACGTCGTGAATCCCTACACCAAGGAATTCTACCGCGAGAACTACGCGCAGGTGATCACCTATGGGGATGACGTCCTTTCGGTGACCCTGTCGGAGGCGAAGCTCTATGCGGCGGCGCTGGCGGGCACGATCAGTCCGGCTTCGCCGAAGTTCTACAGGGAATACGGCCCCGACTACGCGGACCGCTACCAGTGGCGATTCCCTCCGACGACCGGCGCGTATGAGGTGCGGCCGGAGGACATCGTGAAAGGTGCCTCCATCACCCAGACACGGGTGAAGAACTGGTGGGCGAAGGACCGGAAGTACTACAAATACCGTTTCAACCCCGACAAGATGGTGACCACGCTGGTGCGTGAGGACTCCAAGGCGTTCGAGCTGTTCCGGGCGGGGGAGCTGGACACCTACCTGCTGACCCAGCCGCAGTTCTGGTATGAGAAGTCCGAGATGCCGCCGGTGTATGACGGCTACATCGAGAGGGCGACTGTCTTCAACCGCTACCCGCGGATCCCACGGGGGTTCTACATGAACGTCACCAAGGCACCGCTGGACAACCGCGACGTGCGCATCGGCATCCACCATGCGATGAACTGGCAGAAGGTCATCGAGGTGGTCTTCCGCGGGGACTACTCGCGCCTCCAGTCCTTCAACCAGGGCTTCGGGAAATTCAGCGATCCGTCCATCAGGGCGCGTCCATATTCCGTGCAGCAGGCGCGGGAGGCCTTCCGGGCGGCGGGCTACACGGAGGAAGGGCCGGACGGCATCCTGAAGAAACCGGGCGGGGAGAAGCTCTCCGTTTCCATCACCTATCCGACCATCCCCCTTTACGACCGCATCCTCGCCATCCTGAAGGAGGACGCGAAGGCGTGCGGGTTCGACCTGCGTCTGGACGGGCTGGAAAGCACGGTGGTCTACCGGAAGGTCATGCAGAAGCAGCATGAGATGAACTTCTCCGGCTGGAACACGACCCCGCCGACGCCGACCTACTTCCAGTTCCTCCACTCCACCTTCGCCTTCGACGACAAGGGCAATCCGAAGCCGAACACCAACAACCTCTTCGTCTGGAGCCGCCCGGACACGGATGCACTCTCGCTCACCGTGCGCGATGCGCTGACGGAGAAGGAGCTGGCGGAGGCGTCGAAGAAGCTGCAGCACATCATCCATGACGAGGCCATTTTCCTGCCCTCTTTCACCACGGAGTTCCAGCGCGTGGGTTCCTGGCGGTGGGTGAGGTGGCCGGACTCCGCGGAGACGCACTATGCGCCCGCGCTGTCCTATGAACCGCACGAGGGCTACTGCTACTGGATCGATGAGGACGTGCAGAAGGAAACCCAGGAAGCGCGGCGCTCCGGAAAAACTTTCCCTGAAGTGAACCGCGTGGTTCATCCGCCGGAAACCGACCAACCATGA